In the Vogesella sp. XCS3 genome, AGTGTGGCCTCAATGCCGAATCCGGCCGGAATCGGGCCGATGCCCACGCTGGCGGCGATACTCAGGCTGGCCGGCAGGGCGATCTTCTGGCGCGCTGCCACAAATTTCATCGCACCGATGAAGCAGGCCGAGTAGCCGGCGGCAAACAGCTGTTCCGGGTTGGTGCCCGGGCCGCCGGCGCCACCCAGCGCTTTCGGGGTGCTCAGTGCTACGTCGAGCGCGCCGTCGTCGCTCTGGCTGCGGCCGTCGCGGCCGCCGGTGGTGTGGGCGTGGGCAGTGTAGAGAATATTTTCCAGCATGATTTTTCCTTTAACTTGCTATTAAATAGCGCGCTATATATTTGCCGGCAAAAAAGGCAGTCATTGCTGCCCCTTATACTGTGCCAGCTTG is a window encoding:
- a CDS encoding organic hydroperoxide resistance protein is translated as MLENILYTAHAHTTGGRDGRSQSDDGALDVALSTPKALGGAGGPGTNPEQLFAAGYSACFIGAMKFVAARQKIALPASLSIAASVGIGPIPAGFGIEATLRISAPGMDKAVLTQLVHDAHQVCPYSNATRGNIDVHLEIVD